A region from the Aegilops tauschii subsp. strangulata cultivar AL8/78 chromosome 5, Aet v6.0, whole genome shotgun sequence genome encodes:
- the LOC109784556 gene encoding uncharacterized protein, with amino-acid sequence MHLRRLPPLLLLLALLVRLSAGGAADGDADALLAAKAALSDPTGALASWAASNGTGGGGGYAHCAWAGVACGARGAVVGLALGGLNLSGALPPALSSLRGLLRLDVGANALSGPVPAALGHLRFLTHLNLSNNAFNGSLPPALARLRGLRVLDLYNNNLTSPLPLEVAQMPMLRHLHLGGNFFSGEIPPEYGRWTRLQYLALSGNELSGRIPPELGNLTSLRELYIGYYNAYSGGVPPELGNLTDLVRLDAANCGLSGKIPPELGRLQKLDTLFLQVNGLTGAIPSELGNLQSLSSLDLSNNALAGEIPPSFSQLKNMTLLNLFRNKLRGDIPDFVGDLPSLEVLQLWENNFTGSVPRRLGANKRLQLVDLSSNRLTGTLPPDLCAGGKLHTLIALGNSLFGSIPDSLGQCKSLSRIRLGENYLNGSIPKGLFELQKLTQVELQDNLLTGDFPAVVGAAAPNLGEINLSNNQLTGALPASIGNFSGVQKLLLDRNSFSGALPAEVGRLQELSKADLSGNAIEGGVPPEIGKCRLLTYLDLSRNNLSGRIPPAISGMRILNYLNLSKNHLDGEIPPSISTMQSLTAVDFSYNNLSGLVPGTGQFSYFNATSFVGNPNLCGPYLGPCRPGIADAGHTNHGHGGLSSTIKLLIVLGLLLCSIIFATAAILKARSLKKASDARMWKLTAFQRLDFTCDDVLDSLKEENIIGKGGAGTVYKGSMPNGDHVAVKRLSAMVRGSSHDHGFSAEIQTLGRIRHRHIVRLLGFCSNNETNLLVYEYMPNGSLGELLHGKKGEHLHWDTRYKIAIEAAKGLCYLHHDCSPLILHRDVKSNNILLDSDFEAHVADFGLAKFLQDTGASECMSAIAGSYGYIAPEYAYTLKVDEKSDVYSFGVVLLELVTGRKPVGEFGDGVDIVQWVKMMTGPNKEQVMKILDPRLSTVPVHEVMHVFYVALLCTEEHSVQRPTMREVVQILSELPKPAANQGDEEELPLSGEGPESNPPAPTSSTEAPTGKPKDQQPQQQHTSSESSPPPDLISI; translated from the exons ATGCATCTCCGCCGCCTCcccccgctcctcctcctcctcgccctcctcgtccgcctctccgccggcggcgcggcggacggcGACGCGGACGCGCTGCTGGCGGCCAAGGCGGCGCTGTCGGACCCCACGGGCGCGCTCGCGTCCTGGGCGGCGAGCAacgggacgggcggcggcggcgggtacGCGCACTGCGCGTGGGCGGGCGTGGCGTGCGGCGCGCGCGGGGCCGTCGTGGGGCTGGCCCTCGGCGGGCTCAACCTCTCCGGCGCGCTCCCGCCGGCGCTGTCCAGCCTgcgcggcctcctccgcctcgacGTCGGCGCCAACGCGCTCTCGGGCCCCGTCCCGGCCGCGCTCGGCCACCTCCGCTTCCTCACCCACCTCAACCTCTCCAACAACGCCTTCAACGGCTCCCTCCCGCCGGCCCTCGCGCGCCTCCGCGGCCTCCGCGTGCTcgacctctacaacaacaacctCACCAGCCCGCTCCCGCTCGAGGTCGCGCAGATGCCCATGCTCCGCCACCTGCACCTCGGCGGCAACTTCTTCTCCGGCGAGATTCCCCCCGAGTACGGCCGGTGGACGCGGCTGCAGTACCTCGCGCTCTCCGGCAACGAGCTGTCCGGGAGGATACCGCCGGAGCTCGGGAACCTTACCAGCCTCAGGGAGCTCTACATTGGCTACTACAACGCCTACTCCGGTGGGGTCCCGCCGGAGCTCGGCAACCTCACCGACCTCGTGCGCCTCGACGCCGCCAACTGCGGCCTCTCCGGGAAGATCCCGCCCGAGCTCGGCAGGCTGCAGAAACTCGACACCCTGTTCCTGCAGGTGAACGGCCTCACCGGCGCCATACCGTCGGAGCTGGGCAACCTGCAGAGCCTCAGCTCCTTGGACCTGTCCAACAATGCGCTCGCCGGCGAGATACCGCCCAGCTTCTCCCAGCTCAAGAACATGACGCTGCTCAACCTGTTCCGGAACAAGCTGCGCGGCGACATCCCCGACTTCGTCGGCGACCTGCCAAGCCTCGAGGTGCTGCAGCTCTGGGAGAACAACTTCACCGGCAGCGTGCCCCGCCGCCTCGGCGCCAACAAGCGCCTCCAGCTGGTCGACCTCTCCTCCAACAGGCTCACCGGCACGCTGccgccggacctctgcgccgggGGCAAGCTGCACACGCTCATCGCCCTCGGCAACTCCTTGTTCGGCTCCATCCCTGACTCCCTCGGCCAGTGCAAGTCCTTGAGCCGTATTCGTCTGGGAGAGAACTACTTGAACGGCTCCATTCCCAAGGGGCTCTTCGAGTTGCAGAAGCTCACTCAGGTCGAGCTGCAAGACAACCTCCTCACCGGCGACTTCCCTGCTGTGGTCGGCGCTGCGGCGCCTAATCTGGGGGAGATCAACCTGTCCAACAATCAGCTCACCGGTGCATTGCCGGCATCCATTGGAAACTTCTCTGGTGTTCAGAAGCTGCTGCTTGATCGCAACTCGTTCTCCGGCGCGTTGCCTGCCGAGGTTGGGCGGCTGCAGGAGCTCTCCAAGGCTGACCTTAGCGGCAATGCGATCGAGGGAGGTGTGCCGCCGGAGATTGGGAAATGCCGGCTGCTCACTTACTTGGACTTGAGCCGGAACAACCTCTCTGGGAGGATACCTCCGGCCATCTCTGGAATGAGGATACTGAACTACCTCAACTTGTCCAAGAACCACCTTGATGGAGAGATACCTCCATCCATCTCCACAATGCAGAGCTTGACGGCGGTCGACTTCTCTTACAACAACTTGTCCGGGCTCGTCCCAGGGACCGGCCAGTTCAGCTACTTCAATGCCACATCTTTCGTTGGCAATCCAAACCTGTGTGGACCATACCTTGGTCCATGCCGCCCTGGCATTGCTGATGCTGGTCACACCAACCATGGCCATGGAGGGCTGTCTAGCACCATCAAGCTGCTCATTGTGCTAGGCTTGCTTCTGTGCTCCATTATATTTGCTACCGCGGCAATTCTGAAGGCGCGGTCGTTGAAGAAAGCCAGTGATGCACGGATGTGGAAACTCACTGCATTCCAGCGCCTTGATTTCACCTGTGATGATGTGCTGGACTCCCTGAAAGAGGAGAACATTATTGGCAAAGGCGGGGCTGGAACTGTGTACAAGGGATCAATGCCCAATGGTGATCATGTGGCCGTGAAGAGGCTCTCTGCAATGGTCCGTGGCTCATCACATGATCATGGATTCTCAGCGGAGATACAAACACTTGGGAGGATTCGGCATCGCCATATTGTGCGCCTGCTAGGCTTCTGCTCAAACAATGAGACCAACCTGCTGGTGTATGAGTATATGCCCAATGGTAGTCTCGGGGAGCTTCTCCATGGCAAGAAGGGCGAACACCTGCACTGGGATACTCGGTACAAGATTGCAATTGAAGCTGCCAAGGGGCTGTGCTACCTGCACCATGATTGTTCACCGCTGATACTTCACCGTGATGTCAAGTCGAACAATATACTTCTTGACTCTGACTTTGAAGCTCATGTGGCCGACTTTGGGCTGGCGAAATTCTTGCAGGACACCGGCGCATCAGAATGCATGTCCGCCATTGCTGGTTCATATGGCTACATTGCTCCAG AATATGCATACACCCTCAAGGTCGACGAGAAGAGCGATGTCTACAGCTTCGGAGTGGTGCTTCTTGAGCTCGTGACCGGGCGGAAACCTGTAGGGGAGTTCGGGGACGGCGTCGACATTGTCCAGTGGGTCAAGATGATGACAGGGCCAAACAAGGAGCAAGTGATGAAGATCCTGGACCCGAGGCTGTCGACCGTGCCGGTGCACGAGGTGATGCACGTCTTCTACGTCGCATTGCTGTGCACGGAGGAGCACAGCGTGCAGCGCCCGACGATGCGGGAGGTCGTGCAGATCCTCAGTGAGCTCCCAAAGCCAGCTGCCAATCAAGGTGATGAAGAAGAGCTTCCCCTCTCCGGCGAAGGTCCTGAGTCCAACCCTCCTGCCCCAACCAGTTCCACCGAAGCTCCGACCGGCAAGCCGAAAGATCAGCAGCCGCAGCAGCAGCACACGAGCTCGGAGTCGTCGCCTCCTCCTGATCTCATCAGCATCTGA